Proteins encoded together in one Undibacterium sp. CCC3.4 window:
- the ychF gene encoding redox-regulated ATPase YchF, which produces MSLQCGIVGLPNVGKSTLFNALTKAGIPAENYPFCTIEPNVGVVEVPDPRLQQLSAIVKPERVQNAIVEFVDIAGLVAGASKGEGLGNQFLAHIRETDAIVNVVRCFEDDNVIHVSGKVSPLDDIEVIQTELALADMSSVEKAIHRENKKARSGDKDAAKLVALLERIMPALNDAKPVRALGLDAEEMLLLKPLCLITAKPAMYVANVSDTGFTDNPLLDQLTAFAAAQNAPIVAICASIESEIADLDDADKTEFLADMGMQEPGLDRLIRAAYKLLGLQTYFTAGVKEVRAWTIHVGDTAPQAAGVIHTDFERGFIRAQTIAFDDFIAFKGEAGAKEAGKMRAEGKEYVVKDGDVLNFLFNV; this is translated from the coding sequence ATGAGTCTCCAATGCGGCATCGTCGGCCTGCCTAACGTCGGCAAATCCACCCTTTTCAATGCACTGACCAAGGCCGGCATCCCGGCAGAAAATTATCCTTTCTGCACGATTGAGCCGAATGTCGGTGTGGTGGAAGTACCTGATCCGCGTTTGCAGCAGTTATCTGCCATCGTCAAGCCGGAACGCGTGCAAAACGCCATCGTTGAATTCGTCGACATCGCTGGTCTGGTGGCCGGCGCGTCCAAAGGCGAAGGCTTGGGCAATCAATTTCTCGCGCATATCCGCGAAACCGATGCCATCGTCAATGTGGTGCGCTGCTTCGAAGATGACAATGTGATTCACGTGTCGGGTAAAGTCAGTCCACTCGACGATATCGAAGTCATCCAGACTGAATTGGCACTGGCTGATATGAGCAGCGTGGAAAAAGCGATCCACCGCGAAAACAAGAAAGCCCGCTCCGGCGACAAAGATGCCGCCAAACTGGTGGCCTTGTTGGAACGTATCATGCCGGCGCTGAACGATGCCAAGCCGGTGCGTGCGCTCGGCCTTGATGCCGAAGAAATGTTATTGCTCAAGCCTTTGTGCCTGATCACGGCGAAACCGGCGATGTATGTCGCCAATGTGTCCGATACCGGCTTCACCGATAATCCGCTGCTCGATCAACTGACTGCCTTCGCCGCGGCACAGAATGCCCCTATCGTCGCCATTTGCGCCTCGATCGAATCGGAAATCGCCGATCTCGACGATGCCGATAAAACCGAATTCCTGGCCGACATGGGCATGCAAGAACCCGGTCTCGACCGTCTGATCCGCGCCGCCTACAAGTTACTCGGCTTGCAAACCTATTTCACCGCCGGCGTCAAAGAAGTACGCGCCTGGACTATCCATGTCGGCGATACGGCCCCACAAGCGGCCGGTGTGATTCACACCGATTTCGAACGCGGTTTCATTCGCGCGCAAACCATCGCATTTGACGATTTCATCGCGTTCAAAGGCGAAGCCGGTGCCAAAGAAGCCGGCAAGATGCGCGCTGAAGGCAAGGAATACGTCGTCAAGGATGGCGATGTGTTGAACTTCTTGTTCAATGTCTGA
- a CDS encoding MATE family efflux transporter, producing the protein MKTRIRSEAAAIWQIAWPVLIGQLATVGMGVADVAMSGHFNSEELAAVSLGASLWTIVMVTVMGVMMVVNAMVAHEIGAGALGRVPRMIRQSLWMGLLIGVVGMVALNALTLVFGHLDLGQAVHEKAARYVHVISTGLPAFAMYRALYAYTTSLNQTKPVMLIALFGLGFNVLMNWLLIYGHFGFPQLGATGCAVATSAGLWLMLAAMLLWIRRAEVYRATYPFHHLELPHWQEIKTMLRLGWPIGVTHFAEVSAFSAVGLLVARFGVVPVSANQIALNFSSLLFMVPLSVGIALTTRVGQTLGEGDVRQARFISWLGVGFSLGFAILSASFVALLREPIAAMYTSDPAVQEMAATLLLFAAIFQLSDAAQVVASCAVRGYKVTRTPMIIHLVAFYGLALPLGCALGLAPDWLPWKPAVAMGAEGFWIGLILGLTVAGGLLLAYLQRISSQRIRMAVNSGKIAG; encoded by the coding sequence ATGAAAACCCGTATCCGCTCCGAAGCCGCCGCCATCTGGCAAATTGCCTGGCCGGTATTGATTGGCCAACTCGCTACCGTCGGCATGGGTGTGGCCGACGTCGCCATGTCCGGTCACTTCAATTCCGAAGAACTGGCTGCCGTTTCGCTCGGCGCTTCCCTTTGGACCATCGTCATGGTCACGGTGATGGGGGTGATGATGGTGGTTAACGCCATGGTCGCGCATGAAATCGGCGCCGGCGCGCTCGGCCGGGTGCCGCGCATGATACGCCAATCATTGTGGATGGGACTCCTGATCGGCGTAGTCGGCATGGTCGCACTCAATGCCTTGACGCTGGTGTTCGGCCATCTCGATCTCGGTCAGGCCGTGCACGAAAAAGCCGCGCGCTACGTCCATGTCATCAGCACCGGCTTACCGGCCTTTGCCATGTACCGCGCGCTCTACGCTTACACCACCAGTCTGAACCAAACCAAGCCGGTGATGCTGATCGCGCTGTTTGGCTTAGGCTTTAATGTGCTGATGAATTGGCTGCTCATTTATGGTCACTTCGGTTTTCCACAACTCGGCGCCACCGGCTGTGCCGTCGCCACCAGCGCCGGCCTGTGGCTGATGCTGGCCGCTATGCTGCTCTGGATACGCCGTGCCGAGGTATATCGGGCGACCTATCCGTTCCACCATCTCGAATTGCCACACTGGCAAGAAATCAAAACCATGCTGCGCCTCGGCTGGCCGATCGGGGTCACGCATTTCGCCGAGGTGTCGGCCTTTTCGGCAGTCGGTTTGTTAGTCGCGCGTTTCGGTGTGGTACCGGTGTCGGCCAATCAGATCGCCCTCAATTTTTCTTCCCTGCTGTTCATGGTCCCGCTGAGCGTCGGCATTGCCCTCACTACCCGCGTCGGTCAAACGCTGGGCGAAGGTGATGTGCGGCAGGCGCGCTTCATTTCCTGGCTAGGTGTGGGTTTTTCGCTCGGCTTTGCCATTCTGTCGGCCAGCTTCGTCGCCTTGTTGCGCGAACCGATAGCGGCGATGTATACCAGCGACCCGGCAGTGCAAGAGATGGCGGCCACCTTGCTCTTGTTTGCGGCGATTTTTCAGCTCTCCGATGCGGCACAGGTAGTCGCTTCCTGTGCGGTGCGCGGCTATAAAGTCACGCGCACCCCGATGATTATCCATCTGGTGGCGTTTTATGGTTTGGCACTGCCACTCGGCTGTGCACTCGGTCTGGCACCCGACTGGCTGCCATGGAAACCAGCCGTCGCCATGGGTGCGGAAGGTTTTTGGATCGGTCTGATCCTCGGTCTGACCGTGGCTGGCGGCCTGTTACTGGCTTATTTACAGCGAATCAGCAGTCAAAGAATCAGAATGGCGGTCAATTCCGGTAAAATAGCGGGCTAA
- a CDS encoding patatin-like phospholipase family protein produces the protein MSSALHIFAGRSAYAHLRTHGLQARDVALLPAAAGGPKGLILQALDQWLFGTWLPSAPRPRTLIGASIGAWRMAAASQADPVAAFTRLAELYCEQTYPERPSAQYVTTEISRLLQAFLAGHEAEILTQPLHRLQILCNRGAGALSAPLPGWPTKAGFARAALANLRGRPQLARHIERVVIGDTRADMAWMETPFDDFRTHFCALNQDNLAPALLASGTLPLLMAPVTTLPGAPPGQYWDGGMIDYHLALPYARLAQDEPAELVLYPHFGARIVPGWLDKNLPWRSAASGARRHWLDNVILLAPSASFIASLPRGKLPDRQDFFHYGTDHRSRIRAWQQAISASAALRDEFAAFVTQPDMGQVRALNF, from the coding sequence ATGAGTTCGGCGCTCCACATTTTCGCCGGCCGCAGCGCCTATGCCCATTTGCGTACGCATGGCCTGCAAGCGCGCGACGTGGCGCTGCTTCCGGCCGCGGCCGGCGGCCCCAAGGGCTTGATTCTGCAAGCACTCGATCAATGGCTGTTCGGTACTTGGCTGCCAAGCGCACCACGCCCGCGCACTTTGATCGGGGCCTCGATCGGGGCTTGGCGTATGGCGGCGGCCAGCCAAGCCGATCCGGTGGCGGCGTTTACCCGCCTGGCCGAACTGTATTGCGAACAAACTTACCCGGAACGGCCGAGCGCGCAGTATGTGACGACCGAAATCAGCCGGCTGCTGCAGGCTTTTCTGGCTGGTCATGAAGCGGAAATCCTCACGCAACCGCTGCATCGTCTGCAAATTTTGTGCAACCGCGGTGCCGGTGCCTTGAGCGCCCCGCTACCGGGTTGGCCGACCAAGGCCGGTTTCGCCCGCGCGGCGCTGGCGAATCTGCGCGGTCGGCCACAGCTGGCGCGACATATAGAACGGGTCGTGATCGGCGATACGCGCGCGGACATGGCGTGGATGGAAACGCCGTTCGATGATTTCCGCACGCATTTTTGCGCGCTCAATCAGGATAATCTGGCCCCGGCCCTGCTGGCTTCGGGCACGCTGCCCTTGTTGATGGCGCCGGTTACCACGCTGCCCGGCGCGCCGCCCGGTCAGTACTGGGATGGTGGCATGATCGATTACCATCTGGCGCTGCCGTATGCACGCTTGGCCCAGGACGAGCCGGCTGAGTTGGTCTTGTATCCGCATTTCGGCGCCCGCATCGTGCCTGGCTGGCTGGATAAAAATCTGCCTTGGCGCAGCGCTGCCAGCGGTGCGCGGCGTCACTGGCTCGATAATGTGATCTTGCTGGCACCATCGGCCAGTTTCATCGCAAGTTTGCCACGAGGCAAGTTACCGGATCGTCAAGATTTTTTTCATTACGGCACCGATCACCGTAGCCGCATCCGCGCTTGGCAACAAGCCATCAGCGCCAGCGCCGCCCTGCGCGATGAGTTTGCCGCCTTTGTCACCCAACCCGATATGGGACAAGTGCGGGCATTGAATTTTTAA
- the pth gene encoding aminoacyl-tRNA hydrolase: MAIRLIAGLGNPGPEYEQTRHNAGFWLVDQLPASLQRDKNFHALVGKTRLAGADVYLIEPQTFMNRSGLAVGAICRFYKIAPEEVLVVHDELDLLPGIAKLKKGGSSGGHNGLKDISAALGTQDYWRLRIGIGHPRTLNLQQGVADFVLHRPRKEEQPQIDSAIAHSLAILPLLAAGDFTAAMLELHTLK, translated from the coding sequence ATGGCTATTCGTCTGATTGCCGGGCTAGGCAACCCCGGCCCTGAATATGAACAAACGCGCCACAATGCCGGCTTTTGGTTAGTCGACCAATTGCCGGCCAGTTTGCAGCGCGATAAAAATTTCCATGCCTTGGTGGGGAAAACTCGGCTCGCCGGTGCCGATGTGTACTTGATCGAACCACAAACTTTCATGAACCGCTCGGGCCTGGCGGTCGGGGCAATTTGCCGCTTTTATAAAATCGCGCCGGAAGAAGTGCTGGTGGTGCACGATGAACTCGATCTGCTGCCGGGCATAGCGAAATTAAAAAAAGGCGGCTCGTCGGGTGGCCATAATGGTTTGAAAGATATCAGCGCAGCGCTCGGCACCCAAGATTACTGGCGTCTGCGGATAGGCATCGGCCATCCGCGCACGCTTAACCTGCAGCAAGGCGTGGCTGACTTCGTGCTGCACCGTCCGCGCAAGGAAGAGCAGCCGCAGATCGACAGCGCCATCGCCCACAGCTTGGCGATCTTGCCCTTGCTGGCGGCGGGCGACTTCACGGCGGCGATGTTGGAATTACATACACTCAAATGA
- the uvrA gene encoding excinuclease ABC subunit UvrA — protein MTKRPSAAKASKIAAKPAEIDFDDDITLAQKRDLIRIRGARTHNLKNISLDLPRNKLVVITGLSGSGKSSLAFDTLYAEGQRRYVESLSAYARQFLQLMEKPDVDLIEGLSPAISIEQKATSHNPRSTVGTVTEIHDYLRLLYARVGTPYCPDHPENPLAAQSVSQMVDAVLAMPEDSKLMILAPVVANRKGEHSDLFEQMQAQGFVRFRVQSGTHAAKIHDIEDLPKLKKTEKHTIDVVVDRIKVKQEIKQRLAESFETCLRIANGRALAVDMDSGHEQLFSNKFACPTCGYSLQELEPRLFSFNNPMGACPECDGLGHIEFFDPKRIVAFPNLSLASGAVKGWDRRNQFYFQMLSNLAAFYEFDIDTPYEQLSPAAQQIILYGSGKQQIPFTYINEKGRTVIKEHSFEGVVTNLQRRYRETDSMAVKEELAKFINEKQCPSCDGARLRIEARFVKVGSGSQEKAIYEISGMPLRQTLAFFSTLKLHGAKRDIADRIVKEISSRLTFLNNVGLDYLSLDRSADTLSGGEAQRIRLASQIGSGLTGVMYVLDEPSIGLHQRDNDRLIDTLKHLRDIGNSVLVVEHDEDAIRCADFVVDMGIGAGVHGGEIIAMGTLDDIMQNTRSLTAQYLSGALKIAVPEQRSISNPDKQLVIAGARGNNLKNVTMHLPVGLLTCVTGVSGSGKSTLVNDTLYPVASRHLYGSQTEPAPFDHVSGLEHFDKVISVDQAPIGRTPRSNPATYTGLFTPIRDLFATVTTAKERGYSAGRFSFNVKGGRCEACQGDGVIKVEMHFLPDVYVPCDVCHGKRYNRETLEVHYKGKNINEVLGMTVEDAYEFFKPVPVIARKLHTLLDVGLGYIRLGQSATTLSGGEAQRVKLSLELSKRDTGRTLYILDEPTTGLHFHDIALLLKVIHRLRDQGNTLVIIEHNLDVIKTADWLIDLGPEGGAGGGRIIASGTPEQVAHNADSVTGQYLLPLLKQH, from the coding sequence ATGACGAAACGACCCTCTGCTGCCAAAGCATCCAAGATTGCCGCCAAACCGGCCGAAATCGACTTCGACGACGATATCACGCTCGCGCAGAAACGCGACTTGATTCGGATTCGCGGCGCACGCACGCATAATCTGAAGAATATCAGTCTCGATTTGCCACGCAATAAGCTCGTTGTCATCACCGGTTTGTCCGGTTCGGGCAAATCTTCGCTGGCCTTCGATACCTTGTATGCCGAGGGCCAGCGCCGCTATGTCGAATCGCTGTCGGCGTATGCACGCCAATTTTTGCAGTTGATGGAAAAACCCGATGTCGATTTGATCGAGGGCTTGTCGCCGGCGATTTCAATTGAGCAGAAGGCGACTTCGCACAATCCGCGCTCGACCGTCGGCACGGTGACGGAAATTCACGATTATCTGCGCCTGTTGTATGCCCGCGTAGGTACGCCCTACTGCCCCGATCATCCGGAAAATCCGTTGGCGGCGCAATCGGTGTCGCAAATGGTTGATGCCGTGCTGGCGATGCCGGAAGATAGCAAGTTGATGATCTTGGCACCGGTGGTGGCCAACCGCAAGGGGGAACACAGCGATTTGTTCGAGCAGATGCAAGCCCAGGGCTTTGTGCGCTTTCGCGTGCAAAGCGGTACCCATGCGGCGAAAATCCATGATATCGAAGATTTGCCGAAGCTGAAAAAAACCGAAAAACATACCATCGACGTGGTGGTCGACCGGATCAAGGTCAAGCAAGAGATCAAGCAGCGCCTGGCTGAATCATTTGAAACCTGCCTGCGCATCGCCAATGGCCGCGCGCTGGCGGTGGATATGGACAGTGGTCACGAACAATTGTTTTCGAATAAATTCGCCTGCCCGACTTGCGGCTATTCGCTGCAAGAGTTGGAGCCGCGCCTGTTTTCCTTCAATAACCCGATGGGGGCCTGCCCGGAGTGCGATGGTCTGGGCCACATCGAATTCTTCGATCCCAAGCGCATTGTCGCCTTCCCGAATTTGTCGCTGGCCAGCGGTGCGGTCAAGGGCTGGGACCGACGCAATCAGTTTTATTTCCAGATGCTGTCGAATTTGGCAGCATTTTATGAATTCGACATCGATACGCCGTATGAACAATTGTCGCCGGCGGCGCAGCAAATTATTTTGTATGGCTCGGGCAAGCAGCAGATTCCGTTTACGTATATCAATGAAAAAGGCCGCACCGTCATCAAGGAGCACAGTTTCGAAGGTGTGGTAACGAATTTGCAGCGCCGGTATCGCGAAACCGATTCGATGGCAGTGAAAGAAGAACTGGCCAAGTTCATCAATGAAAAGCAATGCCCTTCCTGCGACGGCGCGCGTTTGCGTATCGAAGCGCGTTTTGTCAAAGTCGGCAGCGGCAGCCAGGAAAAAGCGATTTATGAAATCAGCGGCATGCCGCTGCGTCAAACCCTGGCGTTCTTTTCCACGCTCAAGCTGCACGGTGCGAAACGCGATATCGCTGACCGCATTGTCAAAGAAATCTCTTCGCGTCTGACCTTTTTGAATAATGTCGGGCTCGATTATCTGTCACTCGACCGTAGTGCCGACACACTCTCGGGCGGTGAGGCGCAGCGGATACGGCTGGCTTCGCAAATCGGTTCCGGTTTGACCGGGGTGATGTATGTGCTCGATGAACCATCGATAGGCCTGCACCAACGCGATAATGACCGCCTCATCGATACACTCAAACACTTGCGCGATATCGGCAACAGTGTGCTGGTGGTGGAACATGATGAAGATGCGATTCGTTGTGCCGACTTTGTCGTCGATATGGGCATCGGGGCCGGTGTCCATGGCGGCGAAATCATCGCCATGGGTACGCTCGATGACATCATGCAAAATACCCGTTCGCTGACGGCGCAGTATTTGAGTGGGGCCTTGAAAATCGCCGTGCCTGAACAACGCAGCATCAGTAACCCGGATAAGCAATTGGTGATCGCCGGCGCCCGCGGCAATAATCTGAAAAATGTCACCATGCATTTACCGGTGGGCTTGTTGACCTGTGTGACCGGGGTCTCCGGTTCCGGCAAATCGACCCTGGTCAACGATACCTTGTACCCGGTGGCGTCGCGCCATCTGTATGGTTCGCAAACTGAGCCGGCACCATTCGATCATGTCAGTGGTCTCGAACATTTCGACAAGGTGATCTCGGTCGATCAGGCACCGATCGGGCGCACACCGCGCTCGAATCCGGCCACTTACACCGGCTTGTTCACGCCTATCCGCGATTTGTTCGCCACCGTTACCACGGCCAAAGAACGCGGTTACAGCGCCGGGCGCTTCTCGTTCAATGTCAAGGGCGGACGTTGCGAAGCCTGTCAGGGCGATGGCGTGATCAAGGTGGAAATGCATTTTTTGCCTGACGTATATGTGCCTTGCGATGTATGCCACGGTAAGCGCTACAACCGCGAAACCCTGGAAGTGCATTACAAAGGCAAGAATATCAATGAAGTGCTGGGCATGACGGTGGAGGATGCCTATGAGTTTTTCAAACCGGTGCCGGTCATCGCGCGCAAACTGCACACCTTGCTTGATGTCGGTCTCGGCTACATCCGCCTGGGGCAGAGTGCCACCACGCTGTCGGGCGGCGAGGCGCAGCGCGTCAAGTTGTCGCTGGAACTCTCGAAGCGTGACACCGGTCGTACTCTGTACATTCTCGATGAGCCGACTACCGGTCTGCATTTCCACGATATCGCCTTGCTCTTGAAGGTGATCCACCGTCTGCGCGATCAAGGCAATACTTTGGTGATCATCGAGCATAATCTCGATGTCATCAAAACCGCCGATTGGCTGATCGATCTCGGTCCCGAGGGCGGTGCCGGCGGCGGTCGCATCATCGCCAGCGGTACACCGGAACAGGTGGCCCATAATGCCGACAGTGTGACCGGCCAATATTTGTTACCGCTTTTAAAACAACATTAA